TGATGTAATTCCGATTCACCTCGTTGGTGATCTCCAGCTAGAAAATTTTTGTTATTGGTTATTGCACAATTGTGATTTTTTTTGAATTGCCCATCCTACAGGTGTTGAGTATGGTGCAAGATATCAGGATCGCTTTTATGGTTGACTTTAGCAATCATTCGCTTTCGTAGTTCGTCGGCTATTAAGATGAACGGTGGACATAACAGTAAGATTAGCCAGTAAGAGGGTTGTAAAGGTGCAGTGGAGAAGATGGTTTGTAGGGTAGGAGAATAAATAATAGAGAGGATTAAGCACCATTCCACGGCAATTCCCGCCCAAATTAAGCGGTTGCTAAAAAAGCCTAAGCGCAAAATTGAAAAGCGTTCGGAACGACAGGCAAAAACGTTACCATCTTGGCAAGCGACAATTACAGCTAAGGTCATGGTTGTGGCTTGATGATAAATCGCCATTGTGGCTGCACTGGCTGAGTGTGAGAGAATACTGGGGCTGAGGGCTTGTAATTGGGGAATATTATAGCCATTCGTCCACCAGACAAAGAAAAATCCTGCCATACCTGCTAAACCTTCCAGGAGTCCTAAAAAGCAGTAAGCACGCAGGAGTAAGGGTAAATCTAAGAGTGGCTGGGATTTTTTGCGCGGTGGTAATTCCATTGAACCGGCTTCGGGTTTTTCTGCACCTAAAGCTAGTGCAGGAATCATATCTGTACCTAAGTCAATGGCTAAGATTTGCAAAATTAACAAAGCTGGTGGTATTTTCAGAAACACCATTGCCAGGAAAGGGAGAAACTCTGCCATGTTGGAGGCGAGAATATAAGTCATAAATTTGCGGATATTTTGATATACTGCCCTACCTTGTTCAATGGCGGAGACGATAGTGGCAAAATTATCATCGATGAGAACAATATCCGCAGCTTCGCGGGCAACATCTGTACCACTGATTCCCATTGCGATGCCGATATTTGCTGCGCGTAAGGCAGGGGCATCGTTGACACCATCACCAGTTACAGCGACGATATGACCAAGGGTTTTGTATGCTTCCACTAATCTGAGTTTCTGTTCTGGCATGACTCTGGCAAATACCAAGCCAGTTTTGTGCTTGTGGAGGATTTGCCGTAATTGTGTATCTGAAAGATGTCCTAATTGTTCGCCTGTAATGATTTTAGCTTTGCCGTTGACTAAATTAATGCGATGAGCGATCGCAGCTGCTGTTAACCCATAATCACCTGTAATCATTGTCACCTGAATTCCGGCACGATGACAAAGAGCGATCGCATCCGCAACTTCTGGGCGCGGTGGGTCAATCATCGCCACTAATCCTAAAAAAGTCAAATCTTGTTCCAATAAATGATCATCTGGCTGGTTTAATTCTGCACTACCTTGACTTGTGGCTACTCCCAGAACACGATAACCTTGACTTGCTAGTTGATCATTTGCGGCGATAATTTCCTCGCGCTGGGTTTGGGTCAGTTCCGGCTTTTCACCTGTGTGCCATAAATAGCGTGAATGTTGCAATACATCTAATGGTGCGCCTTTGGTAAAAATAAGATATTGAGAATTTTCTGTATTGTCTAACGGTAAATGTCCTTCTAATAAAACCGTCATCATCCGGCGGTGGGAATCAAACGGGATTTCTCTCCTTCTGGGTGCTTGGTGTTGCAAATCTTCCAAATTTAAACCAGCTTTAATTGCGGCTACTAATAACGCGGCTTCTGTGGGATCACCCAATGCTTGCCATTGATGGGAATTGGGAGGATGATCTAACCGTGCATTAGAACAAAGCGCCGCACCAGCTAACATTAATTGCACTTGGGATTCATACTCAGGAGAGGGAATTTCTACTTCTCCCTTGGGTTCATAACCTACCCCAGTCACGTTAATTTGCGTATTAGGTATCCACAATTGGCGGACAGTCATTTCATTTTTCGTCAAAGTCCCGGTTTTGTCGGTGCAAATTACCGTTGTTGCACTAAGAGTTTCCACCGCAGATAAACGCCGCACTAAGGCATTTTTGGCAGCCATACGCTTGACACCAATGGCTAAAGCTAAACTCACAGTAGGTAATAAGCCTTCAGGGACAAATGCCACAATAATCCCAATGGCAAAAATAAAACTTTCGCGTAGTTGCATTCCCACCAGCAACTTAGTCAGGAGAAATATCACCACCCCCATACTCAAAGCAATGATAGTGATGATGTGAACGACTCTGGAAATCTGCACTTCTAAAGTGCTGGCTTCTCGTTGCACATTGGCGGTGAGACGGGCGACTTGACCAAATTCTGTATGTGTACCCGTTGCATATACCACCGCCAGTCCGCGACCGGCGGCGACGGTAGAACCTGCAAATACTAAGTTACTGGCTTCGGAAGCATGAATATTGAGTACGGTGACAGGTTCGCTAATGCGGGGAACTGGCAAAGATTCTCCGGTAAGGATGGAGACATCGACATATAAAGACTGACTTTCCACAAGTCTGGCATCGGCGGAGATTTTATCACCTTCTTCTAACTGCATCACATCGCCGCTAACTAATTCACGGGTAGGAATCACAGTTAATTTGCCATCCCGATAAACTTTGGCTTGAGAAGGTAAGATTTTTTTCAGGGCTGATAAAGCTTTTTCCGCTTGAAACTCCTGCCAAAAACTGAAAATAGCATTAATCCAAATAACTGCCCAAATTGCCCAGCCTAATTCCGGTGTTTGGGAAATAAACGCTAAAATTCCCGCCACCCACA
This Aulosira sp. FACHB-615 DNA region includes the following protein-coding sequences:
- a CDS encoding cation-transporting P-type ATPase, whose amino-acid sequence is MMNANSHANSHIWTLTPTDVYKTLTTTPQGISEAEANLRLKQSGYNELPEPQTRPLILRFIDQLTHFMALLLWVAGILAFISQTPELGWAIWAVIWINAIFSFWQEFQAEKALSALKKILPSQAKVYRDGKLTVIPTRELVSGDVMQLEEGDKISADARLVESQSLYVDVSILTGESLPVPRISEPVTVLNIHASEASNLVFAGSTVAAGRGLAVVYATGTHTEFGQVARLTANVQREASTLEVQISRVVHIITIIALSMGVVIFLLTKLLVGMQLRESFIFAIGIIVAFVPEGLLPTVSLALAIGVKRMAAKNALVRRLSAVETLSATTVICTDKTGTLTKNEMTVRQLWIPNTQINVTGVGYEPKGEVEIPSPEYESQVQLMLAGAALCSNARLDHPPNSHQWQALGDPTEAALLVAAIKAGLNLEDLQHQAPRRREIPFDSHRRMMTVLLEGHLPLDNTENSQYLIFTKGAPLDVLQHSRYLWHTGEKPELTQTQREEIIAANDQLASQGYRVLGVATSQGSAELNQPDDHLLEQDLTFLGLVAMIDPPRPEVADAIALCHRAGIQVTMITGDYGLTAAAIAHRINLVNGKAKIITGEQLGHLSDTQLRQILHKHKTGLVFARVMPEQKLRLVEAYKTLGHIVAVTGDGVNDAPALRAANIGIAMGISGTDVAREAADIVLIDDNFATIVSAIEQGRAVYQNIRKFMTYILASNMAEFLPFLAMVFLKIPPALLILQILAIDLGTDMIPALALGAEKPEAGSMELPPRKKSQPLLDLPLLLRAYCFLGLLEGLAGMAGFFFVWWTNGYNIPQLQALSPSILSHSASAATMAIYHQATTMTLAVIVACQDGNVFACRSERFSILRLGFFSNRLIWAGIAVEWCLILSIIYSPTLQTIFSTAPLQPSYWLILLLCPPFILIADELRKRMIAKVNHKSDPDILHHTQHL